Genomic DNA from Gossypium hirsutum isolate 1008001.06 chromosome A01, Gossypium_hirsutum_v2.1, whole genome shotgun sequence:
CATTTTTTCTCCCTATTTATTCATTTATAGGCCAACTTCTTCGTCTTCTTCATCAAAATCTTATCTTTTGCTGCGTTGATTTTTTTCTGGTTTAAAGTTGAATTCTCTTCAACTCTTCCACTGTGCTGAAACTCAAAGCTTGTCGAGATTTTTCTAATTACACTGTCAAAAGTGAAAGGGAAATTCAAATAGATCTTTTGAACGATGGCTCGGAAGCATTTGCACGAGTTACTTCAAGAGGATCAAGAGCCATTCCTTTTGAAGAATTACATTGCTGATAGGCGTTGTCAACTCAAGAAATCACCACCTAAAACTCATCTTCAACTCCATAAACCAAAGCCCATCTCTCAAATCTCCAACTTTCCTTTAAATTTCTGCAAAAAAGCTTGCCTTTTCTCTTTCCATGACTCACCAGACTTGAACAAATCTCCTTTCTTTCAACCTAAAACCCCCAACACCAAAAACACCAATGGCACTGCTTTTGGGTTATTTGGTTCCATTCTAAAGAGGCTAACTCATCGTACCAAAAACCCAAAGCCTGAAACAGCTACAAAAGGATCAAAAGTTTCAGTGAAGGACATTTTGAGGTGGGATCCAACTGTGAGCAAAAACAATGTAATGAGTGAAGACAAGTGTGGTTCAATTTCTTACACTGGTACGCCTACCAGTGATGTTTGGTCCCAAAGCAATGAAGAAATGGACATGGATACTTCATGTAGCTCTAGTCCATCAGGGGATTTTGAAGAGGTTCTCATTTCCAATGAAGTTGTGGGAAATAACTCAACTTTTGCTTCTTTTGATAAGCACTTTTCTCAAAGCCCTTTACGTTTTGTGCTTCAAACAAGCCCTTCTTTCTCGGCTACATCTCCTAGTCTCCATGAAAGAAAGGTGAGTGCCTTTAATTGAATGATTACTTATAATCAATTGGTTAATTAAAACTGCAACTCTGATCTGGTTAAAGCTTCttcattttgtttgttttttcttttttttgggggggggggagagTAAACTCGTGACTCAGGTGACTGAGTTCTCTGACTTGCTTGAACTGTCGGCAAATTGAATCACTTTGCTGCAGATTTTTGGGGTCTAATTGCCGTTTTAGTCTTCTACTATGCTAAAATTAAAGTAGAAGGATTAAATCTCAAACATTAGCATACTAGAGGGACTAAAACCATATTTAGACCGCTGAAATTTAATCTGAATTGGCATATATGCCTGCTGGTTTCTGGTTTATTTGACTGGTATTAAGGGTTATATATGTCATTTAGTCATttcattttgtttaattgtaCCTTTGATTATGTTTCTATCTTGCAAATCTTATATGAACAAAATTATGGAAGTTTCAGCTAATACCATGATTATAACTGTTATTTGAAAATGAGCATTTCTTAATTAGTGGCTGATTTATTGAATTGTAGCATGAGAAGGAAAATTATGAATTAGAAAGCTTAAAAAGATTGcaagttgaagaagaagaagaagaagaagaagaacaatgCAGTCCTGTTTCTGTTTTGGACCGTCCATTCGAGGATGATGACAGACATGCGGATGTTGACGATGGTGATAATGGGATCGATTGTTTCGATCTTGAATGCACCTATGCATTTGTACAAAGTACGTTTTCTTTTAATTGCTTTCAATTAAATTTTGTATCATTCCCTTATGCTCTGTGAAGTCTTTGTCAGTTAACTTTGCTTATTAGTCCAAATCCATGGATTTGCTTAAGACTTGTTAGCCATGTATCTATAAAAGTTGTAGATTACATATGCAAATGAATATAGcttctgatgatgatgatgatgatggtgcaTGTGGGATCCATGAAAATTTTGCTGGCATTATATGTTAACTTGTACATCAAGTTAGGTTAAAGTGACCTGTTGAAACTGACAGCATTGTTTGTCATAAGTTCAGGAGTGACCCACATTACAAAGTTAGGAGATCTGTCTTAAATTGTTGGGCCACATAATCTTTTACTTGAAAACTTTTCTGGGTTTGTATTGATGTCCTTTCCTTGTTTTATCGCCAGGAGCTAAGCAGCAGCTACTGCAGAAACTTAGTAGATTCGAGAAACTGGCCGAGTTGGATCCGATTGAGCTTGAGAAAAGAATGTTAGAAGAAGAGCAAGATGACCAAGACAAGTCATCTTCGTCACAAAGTGAAATGAATATTGATGGCATGAAAAAGCTAGTATCTGATCTCATTGCCGAGGAAGAGACGATGCAACTTGATGGTTGCATCGATAAACAAGCAGCAGCAGAAAGGGTACGTAAAAGGTTGGATTCATGGAAAGATGTAGTGTCGAACACCATTGACATGATGGTGGAACAAGATTTCAAAAGAGCTCATATGGAGGGTTGGAAGGGAAATGAAGAAGAGGTTAGGGAGGCTGGAATTGAAGTCGAATGTGCTATCTTTGGATTActgttgcaagaattgattgaaGAACTAGTTCTTTAAATGGGAGGTTTTGAATTTAATGGCTAAAATTTTTTGAAGCCTTAATGAGTGGTCAAGGATTGGATTTTTGATCTAGATATGGAGCagctttaaaatttataattaacat
This window encodes:
- the LOC107935674 gene encoding uncharacterized protein, whose product is MARKHLHELLQEDQEPFLLKNYIADRRCQLKKSPPKTHLQLHKPKPISQISNFPLNFCKKACLFSFHDSPDLNKSPFFQPKTPNTKNTNGTAFGLFGSILKRLTHRTKNPKPETATKGSKVSVKDILRWDPTVSKNNVMSEDKCGSISYTGTPTSDVWSQSNEEMDMDTSCSSSPSGDFEEVLISNEVVGNNSTFASFDKHFSQSPLRFVLQTSPSFSATSPSLHERKHEKENYELESLKRLQVEEEEEEEEEQCSPVSVLDRPFEDDDRHADVDDGDNGIDCFDLECTYAFVQRAKQQLLQKLSRFEKLAELDPIELEKRMLEEEQDDQDKSSSSQSEMNIDGMKKLVSDLIAEEETMQLDGCIDKQAAAERVRKRLDSWKDVVSNTIDMMVEQDFKRAHMEGWKGNEEEVREAGIEVECAIFGLLLQELIEELVL